CACGATTTCAAATGAATGGGCATGGTGCTTTTTGCCAAGTGTTTTGGGGTATTTTGCCAATATCAAACCATAATTGCCAGAAACGAAGATAATTCTTGTTCATTTTTCCCGTATCCCCTAGTTGGCATGTTTTGTGCATCTTGCCTTGTAAGGTGTGGTGCAAAGAAGCGGCCAAAGAAACTGGATTTCATCCAGATTCAGTGTAGGATAAACCTTTTCAACCCACCATCAGGCGCATCAAATGAATATCTTCAAGAGTGTGCCTGCTCTAGAAAGGTGGGTCAAGCAAACATGAATCAAAAACATATCTACTTGGTTTTTACAAAAACAGGAACATGGCTTTCAAGGATGATCTCAAGCGTTTCACAAATTTACTATCCCCATGTATCTCTCAGTTTTGACGACAGTTTTTCTCAGATGTACTCATTTGGAAGGATAAATCCTAAAGACCCTCTCTCAGCAGGGTTTGTCACAGAAAACCTCTATGAAGGTGTGTATAAAAATTCTCCCAGTTGTGAGTGCCTGATCTATAAAATTGCCGTGAATGAGGAACAATATTTGTTCATGAGGCAACGAATTTCTAGGTTTATACAAATGAGGGGGTACTATCACTATAATATGCTTGGATTATTCGGGGTTCTGTTTAATAAACCGATTAAGCGGAAAAGACATTATTTCTGTTCCCAATTTGTTTCAGAAGTGTTGATGGATGGAAATGTGTTAATCACTGGAAAAGTGCCAGAGCTAGTCAGCACAAGTGACCTGCTTGCCCTAGAACACAAGGAGAAGGTGTATGAAGGATTTATTTTCTCTCCTTCCCCTGGCCAGTATCCGATGGTGCATGTGAGGGTAGTTGGAGGGAAGGTGTCATAGGATATCCCCAACCATCTACAAACCGACTATGCATCCCTGTTATTCATCGGTACGGATTGTCCTCACTCTTCTTCAGAACATTGCTCTCTGAAAAGCCCAATGCTGAGAGTGCCTGCATGGTCCTCTGCAACTGATAGGCAGGGATCCACCGGACCGTCAGTCGTACTGCCTTGCTCTCGGGGAGTTGCTCAGCATAAGGCTTCAGCCCTGCGTTAAGTAGTCTATCATACTGAGCATAGGCAGTGAGCAGGGAAGAGTAGGCGCCAACCTGGATCTGATACCAACCGGTATCACCGGCGCGCTTGTACTTTGACTCTGGAATCTCAGGTTCAAAGATAAGGGTCAAATCAACATTGGCAATACCGGCATCGAGCATATCGATCTGCTCAGCAGAGGATGGGGTTAGGTCGATGATTCTTCCATCAACATACGGCCCCCTGTCGTTGATCCTTACATCGACACTCCTTCCATTGTCCTTGTTGGTCACCCTGACGATGGTACCGAACTTCAGGCTCTTGTGGGCAGCCGAAAGGCTGGTAGGGTCGAATATTTCACCATTGGCAGTAAGACTTTCGCTCTTGTCACTGGTGTACCAGGAGGCTATCCCTTTTTCTATTACCGTACCGGGCTGCAACTTCTCTTCCTCTTCAGCAAAGAGGAAGCTTGTACAAAGAAGCGCCACTACTAGCAAAGCCATCAATCGTTTCATACTCAAGAGTATACGCTCTCGCTCTTTGTTTTGGCAACCAGCAGTTGAACTCATGTCAGTGTTTCACTATAATCGACGGTTATGAGCGAAAAGAACGTATCTACACATTGGGCGGATATATACGCCGACAAGATTATTCGTGAGAAAGGGGAAAAGGAGCACTATACCTGTGCCTCCGGCATTACCCCTTCTGGCACAGTCCATATAGGAAACTTCCGGGAGATCATCTCGGTTGAACTGGTGGTGAGAGCCCTTCGGGAGAAAGGCAAAAACGTCCGCTTCATCTACAGCTGGGATGACTATGACGTATTCAGGAAAGTTCCCAAGAACATGCCAGAGCCGGAGATGCTCTCCACTTATCTCCGTAAGCCCATTACCTTGGTTCCCGATACCCTTGGCCGGGCTGAGAACTATGCACGTGGGAACGAGCAGGATGTAGAGCGCATCCTTCCCGCTGTTGGCGTGGAGCCTGAGTACATCTACCAGGCAAATCGATACCGCGCAAGCGAGTACGCTGAAGGTATGCGCCTTGCCCTTGAGAAGCGTGATGAGATCCGAGCCATCCTTGATGAGTTCAGAACTGAACCGTTGGAAAAGGATTGGTGGCCAATTTCTGTCTTCTCCAACTT
The sequence above is drawn from the uncultured Sphaerochaeta sp. genome and encodes:
- a CDS encoding septal ring lytic transglycosylase RlpA family protein, producing MKRLMALLVVALLCTSFLFAEEEEKLQPGTVIEKGIASWYTSDKSESLTANGEIFDPTSLSAAHKSLKFGTIVRVTNKDNGRSVDVRINDRGPYVDGRIIDLTPSSAEQIDMLDAGIANVDLTLIFEPEIPESKYKRAGDTGWYQIQVGAYSSLLTAYAQYDRLLNAGLKPYAEQLPESKAVRLTVRWIPAYQLQRTMQALSALGFSESNVLKKSEDNPYR